A section of the Humulus lupulus chromosome 2, drHumLupu1.1, whole genome shotgun sequence genome encodes:
- the LOC133814641 gene encoding CDP-diacylglycerol--serine O-phosphatidyltransferase 1-like: MHTVRYFDGKTYKWVGISRQPNIIGKVKRTLEQFTPAQWDKDEWHPLLGPWRFIQVVSLCIVFLTVELNTFFLKFYLWIPPRNPIIVYRLILWWLIAIPTICEYNSYLQDRKPAKKVGAFCWLSLAICIVELLICIKFGHGMLLCNYY; this comes from the exons ATGCATACTGTTAGGTACTTTGATGGAAAAACGTACAAGTGGGTTGGGATAAGCCGTCAGCCTAATATTATTGGAAAA GTCAAAAGAACACTAGAACAATTTACACCAGCTCAGTGGGACAAAGATGAGTGGCATCCCCTGCTTGGTCCATGGCGTTTCATTCAAGTTGTTAGTCTTTGTATCGTCTTCCTCACAGTTGAGCTCAACACCTTTTTTCTGAAGTTCTATTTGTGGATTCCTCCTCGAAACCCCATtattgtgtataggttgatattGTGGTGGCTAATAGCAATTCCTACAATCTGCGAGTACAACTCATATCTTCAAGACAG AAAACCAGCGAAAAAAGTCGGCGCATTCTGTTGGCTTTCCTTAGCTATTTGCATAGTAGAGCTTCTCATTTGCATCAAGTTTGGACATGGTATGTTACTCTGCAACTATTATTAG
- the LOC133814642 gene encoding ATP-dependent 6-phosphofructokinase 5, chloroplastic-like, producing the protein MLFVLGGNGTHGGANVIHRECCRRGVKVAVFGVPKTIDNDILLMDKTFGFDTVVEEAQRAINSAYIEAHSAYHGIGMVKLMGRSSGFIAMHASLASGKIDICLIPEVPFHLHGPHGVLRHLKYLIETKGSAVVFVAKGGQSLKNCANSDDTLD; encoded by the exons ATGCTTTTTGTGCTAGGTGGGAACGGAACTCATGGTGGGGCAAATGTAATTCACAGAGAG TGCTGTAGAAGAGGGGTAAAGGTGGCTGTTTTTGGGGTCCCCAAAACTATAGACAATGATATTTTGCTGATGGACAAAACTTTTGGGTTTGACACTGTAGTTGAGGAAGCACAACGAGCCATTAATTCAGCTTACATCGAG GCACATAGTGCATACCATGGTATAGGAATGGTAAAGTTGATGGGTCGTAGCAGTGGATTTATTGCTATGCATGCATCCCTGGCTAGTGGAAAAATCGATATATGCTTGATACCAGAG GTACCTTTCCATTTACATGGTCCTCATGGTGTTTTGCGGCATCTGAAATACCTCATTGAGACAAAAGGATCAGCAGTGGTCTTTGTTGCTAAGGGAGGGCAA aGTCTTAAGAATTGTGCTAACTCTGATGATACATTAGACTAA